A window of Gallaecimonas kandeliae genomic DNA:
CATGCCGGTGAAGTCCCCGATCAGGAAGATGACCTCATGGCCCAGATCCTGGAACTGGCGCAGCTTGTTGAGCACCACAGTGTGGCCCAGATGGATGTCCGGCGCCGTCGGATCGGCGCCCAGCTTGACGCGCAGGGGGCGACCTTCCTTGAGCTTGGCGACCAGCTCGTCAACAACCAGGATCTCTTCCACACCCCGCTTCAATACTTCCAGGGCGTCCTGGACCACTGTCATCTTCGTATCCTTATTTCGCTGCCAAAAGACATAAGGACCTAGTGTATCCGATTGGCTTGGGCCAATAAAAGCCGATAGACTTGAGCGTTGAACAAGGCAGCAGAGCTGCGCGCCTTTTTGTATTTGCCCAAGCCAGACAGACGCCATGCTGCATCTCATCAAAGCCTTGCCCAAGAGGCATAAGATCCTGGCCGGCGGGGTGGCTGCCCTGCTGGGCCTGCTGCTATTCCTGCCGTCGGAAGATGCCGAAGCCACCCGCGCCCACGACGGCCTGCAGGTGGGGCAGCGCTATCCCCTGGCCGTGGCCGTCCAGCCCCAAGCCAGCCAGCCTCTTGCCGCTCCCGAATGGCAGTGGCAAGGGCAAACCGTCAAAAGCGGCGACAGCCTGGCCAAGCTTTTCGACCGCGCCGGCGTCTCGGCGCGGGTCCTCCATGAACTGCTTCAAGATCTGGGCAAAGCCGGCAGGCCGCTCACCGAGCTGCGCCCCGGCGAGAAACTGGAATTTGCCAAGGCCGAGGACGGCAGCCTGGCCGCCCTGCGCTACAGCCCCAGCCGCACTGAGCAGCTGCTGGTCAACAAGGGCGACAAGGGCTTTAGCCTGGAAAGCCGCGAGATACCGGTAGAACACCACGAGCAGTTCGCCACCAATACCATCAGCTCCAACTTCTGGAACGCCGGCGTCGATGCCGGCCTGTCCCCCAACATCATCGACGGCATCGCCGACATCCTCGGTTACGACATCGACTTCGCCCTGGAGCTGCGGCGCGGCGACAGCTTCGCCGTGCTCTACGACCAGGACTACATCGACGGCGACTTCATCGGCGACGGCAAGATCCAAGCGGTAACCTTCGTCAACCAGGGCCAGCTGTTCCAGGCGGTGCGCCACAGCGACGGCAACTACTACACACCGCAAGGCAAGTCCCTGCGCAAGGCCTTCCTGCGCTCGCCGGTGAACTACAAGTACATCTCGTCGAGCTTCAACCCCCACCGCCTGCACCCGGTCACGGGCAAGGTCCGCCCCCACAACGGCATCGACTACGCCGCCAAGGTGGGCACCCCCGTCTACGCCTCGGGGGACGGCCGGGTCATGAAGTCGGCCTATTCCAGCCTCAACGGCAACTATGTCTTCATCAAGCACGGCGAGAAGTTCGTCACCAAGTACCTGCACCTCTCGAAGCGGCTGGTGAAAGCCGGCCAGGCGGTGCACCAGGGCCAGCTGATCGGCAAGGTGGGGGCCACGGGCCGGGTCACGGGCCCGCACCTGCACTATGAATTTTTGGTGGGCGGGGTGCACCGCAACCCCCGCACCGTCAAGCTGCCCGAAGCCCAACCGGTGCCTGCCGCCGAGCTGGCCGCCTTCAAGGCCCACGCCCAGGAGCTGCTGGCCCGCCTCGGCACCCAGCAGCGGATCATGGTGGCCATGAAGTGATGAAGCATGACGAGCTCTATATCGGCCTGATGAGCGGCACTTCCCGTATGCGCAGGCGATACCGTCCCAGCGCCCAGCCCGCCAAGGGGAGCCACTGATGGAGCTTTATATCGGCCTGATGAGCGGCACCAGTATGGACGGTATCGACGCCGTGCTGGTGCGCTTCGAGGGTGAGCGCCTGCAATTGCTGGAGAGCCACCTCGAGCCCCTGCCCGAGCGGCTCTGCCAGTCCCTGCACGGCCTTTGCCAGCCGGGCCAGGACGGCCTGGACCAGGTAATGAGCGCCAGCCTCGCCTTCGCCGAACTCTCGGCCCAGGCGGTCAAGGCCTTGCTGAAGAAGGCCCAGGTGGCGCCACAGGCCGTCACCGCCATCGGCAGCCACGGCCAGACCATCCGCCATAGGCCCCAATGGGGCTACAGCGTGCAGATAGGGGACGCCGCCACCCTGGCGGTGGAAGCCGGCATCGACGTGGTCAGCAACTTCCGCATGAAGGACCTGGCCCTCGGCGGCCAGGGCGCCCCCCTGGTGCCGGCCTTCCACAAGTCGGTGCTGCAAAGCGACGCCGTGCTCAACATCGGCGGTATCGCCAACGTCACCTATCTTGGCGACCCCGTCTGCGGTTTCGACACCGGCCCCGGCAACACCTTGATGGACGCCTGGGCCCGGCGCCACCTGGGCCTGGCCTTCGACGAGGACGGCGCCTTCGCCGCCCAGGGCCAGGTGCTACCCCAGCTGCTCGGCGCCCTGCTGGCTGAACCCTACTTCGCCCAGCCCTGGCCCAAGTCCACGGGCCGCGAACTCTTCCATCTGGACTGGCTGCAAGGCTTCCTGCAAGGGGACGAGAACCCCGCCGACGTCCAGGCCACGTTGCTGGCCCTGACGGTGGAGACCATAGCCCTGCACCTCGAACAGCTGCTGCAAAAGGGCAAGGTCCAGCTCTGCGGCGGCGGCGCCCGCAACCCGCAATTGGCAGCCGCCCTCAAGGCCAGGCTGCCGGCCCTGGAGTGGGGTATCACAGACCACGAAGGCATCCCCGGCGACTGGCTGGAAGCCATGGCCTTTGCCTGGCTGGCCAGACAGTTTATAAAGGGGTTGCCCGGCAACCTGCCGGAGGCGACCGGCGCCCGCCGCCCCGCCCTCTTGGGACAACTGACAAGAGCCTGCTGAGCCAGGCCGAGAAACACATGCATCATCCCAGCAAGATCATCCGCCTGCTGGCCGACCATTGGCCCAGCTTCGAGCGCCTGGTGGACAGGTTCGGCTTCGCGCCCTTCAGCTTCCAGGATCTCCAGGCCCTTATCCGCCAGCAGTACCCCGACTGGGGCCCGGAAAAGGTGTTCAAGGAAGCGGAGCGCTTCCTGGCCCTGGAAGTGGCCCTGCCGCTGCCCAAGTCCAGCCTGCTGGAGCTGAACGGCGCCGTCTTCGAGTTCGTCCAGTACCTCATCAAGGAACACCAGTTGGGGCTGAGCGGTGAAGTCGAAGCCCAGCTCGCCGAAATAGCCCGTCTCAGCGCCAAGCTCGAGGAGAGCCTGGCCGCCCTGGATGCCGAGGACAGCCGCCGCTACCTGCGCCGCATCGACAACCTGGTGCGCAAGGTGGCCGGTCAGTTCAAGGAAAACGAACAGGCCATCTACCGCCTGGCCGAGACGGCCAAGAGCCAGAGCGCCCTGTCGTTGAACCACAGATACCAGTTGGTGCTGGACGCCTTCGACGACTACATCGAGCCCATGCTGGACATGCTCGAGCCCCACGGCCGCTTCGCCCTGGCCTTGGACGACTTGGCCTTCAAGCTCAACGACCAGTACCGCCACCTGGAGCGCTCCGGCCACCTGTTCGAGGTGCGCGGCGCCCTGCTGCTGCTGCGCACCCGCATCCTGGTGCTGTTCAACGAGGGCCGCGAGAGCCTGCGACGCGCCGCCGACCTGCTGCTGCCCCTGCGCCAGGAGCTGCGCAAGAACACCCTGATCGCCAAGGCCGCCAGCCAACTGCTGGGGGAAATTCGCAAGAAAGGGTTGGAGCGGACCCTGGGTGGCCGCACCCCTGTGCTGTCCTCCGATACGATGCGCCGCACCCTGGCCAGCCAGCACCAGCTGCTGGCCTACCTCGGCGACATCGCCGGCTTCCAGGAAGAGGAAGTGCTGCTGCCGGAGGACGACGACCGCGCCCCGGCCGCCAACCTCAACCTGCCGGACCCGGCCGAGGTCCAGGCCGCCTTCAAGGCCTCGAAAGACAAGAGCGCCATCCACTGGCTGCTGGACCAGTACCCGAGTCTCGCCGCCGACGAGCTGCTGCACCTCTACCAGCACCTCCAGCTCAAGGCCGACAACCCCCATGGCCAGCGCCAGACCCTGGCCCTCAAGGACTGCACCCTTCACCTTTATCCGCTGGAGAGCCGCCATGCAGATTGATTTGGCCGAACTCAAGGCCCTGGAAGACATCCACCGCAAGTTGATGGCGGGCTACCACCTCAGTGAGCAGGAGCCCGGCCTCTGGCTGGAACTGTGCGCCCAGGAAGACGCCTACCAGGGGCTGTTCGCGGCCCTCGGCTATGAGCTCAAGCACGACGAGCGGGGTTTCTTCTACTTCAACACCCCCGAGACCACGGTCAACATGTCCAAGACCTCCCAGTGGTTCGCCCTGACCCTCTACTGCCTGGTGGAAGATCTGGCGGACGCCGGCAAGGATCCGGTCAATGCCCTTTTCGATCTCACCTTCGGGTTCGAGGAAATGGACGCCCTGGTCAGCCGCCACCTGCCGCTGTTCGAGCAGCTCAACGTGCAGAGCGCCTCGGATCTTCGCAAGGAAGTCTTCAACCGCATGGTGCGCCTGGGCTTTGCCCGCGAAGAAGGGGACGGCTTCAAGTTGCTGCCCCCCTGCCACCGCTTCCTGGACGCGGCTTTGGCTTTGACGGTGGAGGAGCCCAATGAATAACGTATCTGGCTTGGGCAAACTGCTGCCCGCTCTTGACCACGGCATCTTGGATGCAGCCCTGGCCCTGACCACCGACAACGCCGAGGAGACCCTGGATGTCTGAACAGACTTTCGGCCTCACCAAACTGGCCCTGCTCAATACCGCCGGCTACGGCAAGTGCGTGCTGCCCCTGGACAGGTCGGTGTCGGTCTGCGCCCCCAACAACACCGGCAAGTCGTCGGTGATCAACGCCCTGCAGTTCCCGCTGATCAACGACATGCGCCTCACCGAATGGGACGGCCACAGCTTCGAGGAAACCCGCAAGTTCTACTTCGGCTCAGACAAGTCCTATGTGCTGCTGGAAGCCAGACTGCCCGGCGAGCGCACCATGACCATAGGGGTGGCGGGCCGCGGCAAGGCCAGCGGCTACCAGTACCAGTATTTCTGCTACCAGGGCGCCCTCGATCTGGGCCACTACACCGAGGGCAAGGCCATAGTGCCCTACGGCCGCCTCTTCGAGCGCCTGGCCGAAAGGGGCTGCCAGCCCCAGGAGCTCAAGGCCTCGGAACTGAACGCCCTCTTGACCGGCGGCGCCACCCCTTATGACCACCTGCACATGAAGCTCATCCCCCTCAACAACGTCTCGGATGCGCCCGTGTACAAGGAGATCTTCAGGCGCATGCTGAACCTGCACAAGCTCAGCGCCCAGGACGTCAAAGGCTTCATGCTCAAGGTCTTCGACCGCCACTTCTCCAACGCCCGCATCGACTTCCTGGCCGTCTGGCACAATGCCTTCGACAAGGTCAACCGCATGCGCGCCCAGCTGGCGGCCATGGAGAAGGAAAGCCAGGCTGTCCAGGCGCTGGAAAACCTGCTGGACGGGCGGGCCGTGCTCAAGGGCAAACTGGCCGCCTACCAGCCGCGCCTGGACGAGGCCTTGGTGCAATGGCACGACCATATGGACGAGAAGACACAAGAGCTGGCCCGCCGCCGCGAACTGCTCGCCGACGAGAAGGCCGGCCTCAAGGACAGGAACAATTTCTACCAGAGCCAGCTGATGGAGTTGGGGGGCAACAAGAAGGCCCTGGAGCAATGGCTGGCCGAGTATGACGGCCTCTACCAGGATTTCGCCCTGGTGGACGAGGCCACCCTGGCCGCCAATATCCAGAGCCTCAAGGCCGAGTACGAGGCCCTCATCGGCCTGCTGGCCTCGGTCAAGGCCCAGCCCCTGTCCGCCATAGAGCGGCGCCTCAAGGAACTGCGCCGCCAGCTCAGCTCCAACAAGCTGCAGTTCAAGAACCTCGAGTACAACCTTTATTCCCGGCTGCGCGAAGATCTCTCTCCCGGCGAGGTGGCCGAGCTCAGCCGGCTGCTGAACCCGGATCTGCTGGCCCTGTCCACCGCCAAGGGCGGCGAAGTGGCCATCGAGGACGACGGCGCCTTCGGCGACTTCCTGGAGCAGGTGGCCGGCGCCATCCGCGGCCAGGTGATGCACCTGCCCGGTGCCACCATCGACTTGAGCCACCTGGCCAGCCACAGCTTCAGCTCAGCCGAGGACAAGCTGGTACTGAAAGAGACCATAGAGCAGCAGGAAGCCGAGCTGGAACTGCTCAGCGCCCAGCTGCGGGTGGCCCAGGATCTGGAAGCCAGGCTCGCCGAGAAGGCGGCCCTGGAACGCCAGGTGGAGGAAGAGCAGGCGGCCCTGCGCGGCTTCAAGCGCTTCGACGAGATGCGCAGCCAGTACCCTGAGCGCCAAGCCCAGTTCGACACCCTGGCCGAGGAAGAGGCTACCTTGCGCGAACAGCTGGAAGAGCTGCGAGCCCTGGAGAGCCGCATCAACGACGAGCTGCTGCAGCTCAAGGTCCGCGAGGACCAGTTCAAACGCCAGGGCGAGGTGCTGGAGCGGGCCAAGGCCCTGCGCATCGACGATCAACTGGATCTGGTCACGGGCCGCAAGACCCCTTACATGATCGACATCCGCCTCGACATGGACGGCCTGGCCGACAGCCTCGAGCACTTCAACCGCGAGTGCCGGGAGCTGCGCGACCACGATCTCAACATCAGCAACACCTACCTCTACCTGGTGCGCCAGGGGATCAGCCAGTTCGACGGCGACCCGGACGAGGAAAGCCGCTGCCAGAAGCTGATCAAC
This region includes:
- a CDS encoding peptidoglycan DD-metalloendopeptidase family protein — translated: MLHLIKALPKRHKILAGGVAALLGLLLFLPSEDAEATRAHDGLQVGQRYPLAVAVQPQASQPLAAPEWQWQGQTVKSGDSLAKLFDRAGVSARVLHELLQDLGKAGRPLTELRPGEKLEFAKAEDGSLAALRYSPSRTEQLLVNKGDKGFSLESREIPVEHHEQFATNTISSNFWNAGVDAGLSPNIIDGIADILGYDIDFALELRRGDSFAVLYDQDYIDGDFIGDGKIQAVTFVNQGQLFQAVRHSDGNYYTPQGKSLRKAFLRSPVNYKYISSSFNPHRLHPVTGKVRPHNGIDYAAKVGTPVYASGDGRVMKSAYSSLNGNYVFIKHGEKFVTKYLHLSKRLVKAGQAVHQGQLIGKVGATGRVTGPHLHYEFLVGGVHRNPRTVKLPEAQPVPAAELAAFKAHAQELLARLGTQQRIMVAMK
- a CDS encoding condensin complex protein MksE, with the translated sequence MQIDLAELKALEDIHRKLMAGYHLSEQEPGLWLELCAQEDAYQGLFAALGYELKHDERGFFYFNTPETTVNMSKTSQWFALTLYCLVEDLADAGKDPVNALFDLTFGFEEMDALVSRHLPLFEQLNVQSASDLRKEVFNRMVRLGFAREEGDGFKLLPPCHRFLDAALALTVEEPNE
- a CDS encoding ATPase, yielding MSEQTFGLTKLALLNTAGYGKCVLPLDRSVSVCAPNNTGKSSVINALQFPLINDMRLTEWDGHSFEETRKFYFGSDKSYVLLEARLPGERTMTIGVAGRGKASGYQYQYFCYQGALDLGHYTEGKAIVPYGRLFERLAERGCQPQELKASELNALLTGGATPYDHLHMKLIPLNNVSDAPVYKEIFRRMLNLHKLSAQDVKGFMLKVFDRHFSNARIDFLAVWHNAFDKVNRMRAQLAAMEKESQAVQALENLLDGRAVLKGKLAAYQPRLDEALVQWHDHMDEKTQELARRRELLADEKAGLKDRNNFYQSQLMELGGNKKALEQWLAEYDGLYQDFALVDEATLAANIQSLKAEYEALIGLLASVKAQPLSAIERRLKELRRQLSSNKLQFKNLEYNLYSRLREDLSPGEVAELSRLLNPDLLALSTAKGGEVAIEDDGAFGDFLEQVAGAIRGQVMHLPGATIDLSHLASHSFSSAEDKLVLKETIEQQEAELELLSAQLRVAQDLEARLAEKAALERQVEEEQAALRGFKRFDEMRSQYPERQAQFDTLAEEEATLREQLEELRALESRINDELLQLKVREDQFKRQGEVLERAKALRIDDQLDLVTGRKTPYMIDIRLDMDGLADSLEHFNRECRELRDHDLNISNTYLYLVRQGISQFDGDPDEESRCQKLINYFHNLPAEREVIARQARTALVDVAGTLTSLRSDLHRLHGEMERFNRGITRHPISNLKGFKIEVVDRPQLVQHIDTILETSKRYEEGQSFDLLDLNQPTDDKALAQAKDYLIKVGTERAGLTLDDLFDIRFRVTDRAGNTESYDKIDSAGSNGTRITIKLLCGMLFIRQLLSEKERGKYLIPLYIDEAADIDPSNQRAIIDTARHFGFVPIFASVKPQIACEVVVPIRTTRDGTLNLVEEKDWIEVEAPALAPEALEA
- a CDS encoding anhydro-N-acetylmuramic acid kinase codes for the protein MELYIGLMSGTSMDGIDAVLVRFEGERLQLLESHLEPLPERLCQSLHGLCQPGQDGLDQVMSASLAFAELSAQAVKALLKKAQVAPQAVTAIGSHGQTIRHRPQWGYSVQIGDAATLAVEAGIDVVSNFRMKDLALGGQGAPLVPAFHKSVLQSDAVLNIGGIANVTYLGDPVCGFDTGPGNTLMDAWARRHLGLAFDEDGAFAAQGQVLPQLLGALLAEPYFAQPWPKSTGRELFHLDWLQGFLQGDENPADVQATLLALTVETIALHLEQLLQKGKVQLCGGGARNPQLAAALKARLPALEWGITDHEGIPGDWLEAMAFAWLARQFIKGLPGNLPEATGARRPALLGQLTRAC